In one Amaranthus tricolor cultivar Red isolate AtriRed21 chromosome 8, ASM2621246v1, whole genome shotgun sequence genomic region, the following are encoded:
- the LOC130820192 gene encoding WD repeat-containing protein 26 homolog: MGGEENGQPPSKRLRLSCSGSSSLSSGLTAEETVAAGSLRDLMARPIQCQGEEEVIGSRGVIKKLEFVRLIASALYALGYERSGACLEEESGIPLHSTSVNLLMQHVLNGNWNESVLMLQNIGLDDLIILKSAKFLILEQKFFELLDDGKTMEALNTLRTEISPLQIKTSRVHELSSSILYHPQSQKGFVPKDSLKAKMRSEVLDELQKLLPPAIMVPARRLESLVEQALNLQRGACIFHNSSDSEMSLYADHHCGRDNIPSRTLQILEGHKDEVWFLQFSHNGRYLASASNDRSAIIWEVGVSGELSLKHRLCGHQRAVSQVAWSTDDQQLLTCGMEENVRRWDVLSGECFQVYEKAGISVISCAWSPDGESVFAGFSDKSIGMWDLNGKQLECWKGQHTQKISDLEITRDGKQIISMCRETSILLLDRESKTEKLIEEDQVITSFSLSNDGKFLLVNLLDQEIHLWTIDGDVKLVTKYEGHKRSRFVVRSCFGGLEQSFIASGSEDSQVYIWHRSSGKLVDILPGHSGAVNCVSWNPVNHHMLATASDDRTIRIWGLNGANIRRKVSQSNGVHQCNGKL; this comes from the exons ATGGGAGGTGAAGAGAATGGACAACCACCCTCAAAGCGGCTGAGATTATCTTGTTCAGGATCAAGCAGTCTTTCAAGTGGCTTAACAGCTGAAGAAACCGTTGCTGCTGGCTCTTTGAGGGATTTGATGGCCCGACCGATACAATGCCAAGGGGAAGAAGAAGTGATTGGTTCAAGAGGTGTTATAAAAAAGCTCGAATTTGTTCGACTAATAGCTAGTGCATTATATGCGCTCGGTTATGAACGTAGTGGTGCGTGTCTTGAGGAAGAATCTGGTATACCATTGCACTCAACATCAGTAAATCTGCTTATGCAGCATGTTCTTAATGGGAATTGGAATGAAAGTGTTTTGATGTTGCAAAACATTGGTTTAGATGATCTGATTATACTAAAATCAGCCAAGTTTTTGATCTTGGAACAAAAGTTTTTTGAGCTTTTAGATGATGGAAAAACAATGGAAGCTTTAAATACATTGAGGACTGAAATTTCACCTCTACAAATTAAGACAAGTAGAGTACATGAACTTTCTTCTTCTATTCTTTACCACCCGCAGAGTCAAAAGGGCTTTGTTCCGAAGGACTCACTGAAAGCCAAAATGCGCTCCGAAGTTCTTGATGAACTGCAGAAACTGCTTCCTCCAGCAATAATGGTACCTGCTAGAAGACTGGAATCTCTTGTGGAACAGGCCTTGAATTTGCAGCGTGGGGCCTGCATATTTCACAACTCTTCAGACTCGGAGATGTCATTGTATGCTGACCATCATTGTGGACGAGATAATATTCCTAGTCGTACTTTGCAG ATTTTAGAAGGGCACAAAGATGAAGTGTGGTTCTTGCAATTTTCTCATAATGGGAGATATTTGGCATCTGCATCTAATGATCGGTCAGCCATTATATGGGAG GTAGGTGTCAGTGGTGAGCTTTCTCTTAAGCATCGATTATGTGGCCACCAAAGAGCAGTTTCTCAAGTTGCATGGAGCACAGATGATCAACAACTTCTCACCTGTGGAATGGAAGAAAATGTACGTCGGTGGGATGTTTTATCAGGCGAATGCTTTCAAGTATATGAGAAGGCTGGTATTTCTGTCATCTCCTGTGCATGGTCTCCTGATGGGGAGTCTGTGTTTGCTGGCTTTTCGGATAAAAGCATAGGCATGTGGGATCTGAATGGGAAACAGTTGGAGTGTTGGAAGGGACAACATACACAAAAAATTTCAGACCTGGAGATAACACGTGATGGCAAGCAAATCATAAGCATGTGCAGAGAAACATCGATATTATTGTTGGATAGAGAATCCAAAACGGAGAAGTTAATTGAGGAGGATCAAGTAATAACTTCATTCTCCCTCTCGAACGATGGAAAATTTTTACTCGTAAATCTTCTTGATCAGGAAATCCATCTGTGGACCATTGATGGTGATGTTAAGCTCGTTACCAAGTACGAAGGCCATAAACGGTCCAGGTTTGTAGTTAGATCTTGCTTTGGTGGGCTTGAACAATCTTTCATAGCCAGTGGGAGTGAGGACTCACAG GTTTATATCTGGCACCGAAGTTCTGGGAAGCTTGTCGATATTTTGCCAGGTCATTCTGGAGCTGTCAACTGTGTGAGCTGGAATCCCGTAAACCACCACATGCTAGCAACTGCTAGTGATGACCGTACAATACGGATATGGGGCTTGAATGGGGCGAATATCAGGCGAAAGGTTTCGCAAAGCAATGGCGTTCATCAATGCAATGGAAAATTATGA
- the LOC130820194 gene encoding oxygen-evolving enhancer protein 2, chloroplastic-like, whose product MASTSCFLQHHVAISSPSSGRNPTQRYQAVSVKPNQLVCKAQKQDDESAVNLNSSVSRRLALTVLIGAAAVGSKVSPADAAYGEAANVFGKAKTNTDFLPYTGDGFKLSVPSKWNPSKEVEYPGQVLRFEDNFDATSNLAVMITPTDKKSITDYGSPEEFLSQVNYLLGKQAYFGKTDSEGGFDSDAVATANVLESSTPVVDGKQYYSVTVLTRTADGDEGGKHQIITATVKDGKLYICKAQAGDKRWFKGARKFVENASSSFSVA is encoded by the exons ATGGCATCCACTTCATGTTTCTTACAGCACCATGTAGCCATCTCTAGCCCATCCTCTGGTCGAAACCCGACACAACGCTACCAGGCCGTTAGCGTCAAGCCTAACCAGCTTGTCTGCAAGGCTCAGAAGCAGGATGATGAGTCTGCTGTCAACCTTAACAGTAGCGTGTCGAGGCGATTGGCACTTACTGTTCTTATTGGTGCTGCTGCTGTTGGCTCTAAGGTCTCCCCTGCTGACGCTGCCTATGGTGAAGCTG CTAATGTATTCGGGAAGGCAAAGACAAACACGGACTTCTTGCCTTACACTGGTGATGGATTCAAGTTGTCGGTCCCTTCGAAATGGAATCCGAGCAAAGAAGTAGAGTACCCGGGTCAAGTTTTGAGATTCGAGGACAACTTTGATGCCACCAGCAATTTAGCTGTTATGATCACCCCCACTGACAAGAAATCCATCACTGATTATGGTTCCCCTGAAGAATTCCTTTCACAA GTGAACTACTTGTTGGGCAAACAAGCTTACTTCGGAAAGACTGATTCAGAG GGTGGTTTCGACTCAGATGCTGTTGCAACTGCAAACGTACTTGAAAGTAGCACCCCAGTTGTGGATGGGAAGCAATACTATAGCGTGACGGTTTTGACAAGAACAGCTGATGGTGATGAGGGTGGCAAACACCAAATTATTACGGCCACAGTGAAGGACGGTAAGCTTTACATATGCAAGGCTCAAGCTGGAGACAAGAGATGGTTCAAGGGTGCAAGGAAGTTCGTCGAGAACGCTTCCAGCTCTTTCAGTGTTGcttaa